The Immundisolibacter cernigliae genome has a window encoding:
- a CDS encoding glutathione S-transferase family protein, whose translation MQLYGYFRSGNTRKVRLCLAELGVHCELVTVDLAAGEQRSADYLRLNPNGVVPTLVDGELVLWESSAILLYLAEKYPHGQLLPQALDERARVYKWLVWQPATFNPPRQRLTAEMAKPEAARDAQAIAALRATVDRNLEILAEALGGNDYLLGRYTLADLVMLPHLAALRDAGLALPGTVHRYLDRLAARPAWQAIQNWPG comes from the coding sequence ATGCAGCTGTATGGCTATTTCCGGTCCGGCAACACGCGCAAGGTGCGGCTGTGCCTGGCGGAGCTGGGAGTCCACTGCGAGCTGGTGACGGTGGATCTGGCGGCCGGGGAACAACGTTCCGCGGACTATCTGCGGCTGAATCCGAACGGCGTGGTGCCGACGCTGGTGGACGGCGAGCTGGTGCTGTGGGAGTCGTCGGCCATCCTGCTGTACCTGGCCGAGAAATACCCGCATGGCCAGCTGTTGCCGCAGGCGCTCGACGAGCGCGCCCGCGTCTACAAGTGGCTGGTGTGGCAACCGGCCACCTTCAACCCGCCGCGCCAGCGCCTGACAGCGGAAATGGCCAAACCCGAAGCGGCGCGCGACGCACAGGCGATCGCCGCGCTGCGCGCAACCGTCGACCGGAACCTGGAAATCCTGGCCGAGGCGCTGGGCGGTAACGATTACCTGCTCGGCCGTTACACGCTGGCCGATCTGGTGATGCTGCCGCACCTGGCGGCACTGCGTGATGCGGGCCTTGCCCTGCCGGGCACCGTGCATCGGTATCTGGATCGCCTGGCGGCCCGACCGGCCTGGCAGGCAATCCAGAACTGGCCGGGCTGA